In a single window of the Pocillopora verrucosa isolate sample1 chromosome 4, ASM3666991v2, whole genome shotgun sequence genome:
- the LOC131779116 gene encoding apoptosis regulator R1: MKDMDCLQKTRLAQLQDSNSDEMQRVCQEAKALAKDLVEYRTGKGNPPPSRTAAILRRLSDELEDRHPAVLANMCGRLNILTGSAHTKFVQVADEVFRDGVNWGRIVAIFAFGAKLAQYCFRNRLEKEADDIADWVGNYISSLSGWIRSNGGWEAFNQIFSEAYDERDRSWWKKLCLAAVGFGALATLVYQQSS, translated from the exons ATGAAAGATATGGATTGTTTGCAGAAAACCAGACTCGCGCAGCTTCAAGATTCAAACAGCGACGAAATGCAAAGAGTTTGTCAAGAAGCTAAGGCCCTAGCCAAAGACCTCGTTGAGTATCGCACTGGAAAGGGAAACCCTCCTCCGAGTCGCACTGCTGCAATTTTGAGAAGGCTGTCAGATGAACTTGAGGATCGTCATCCTGCAGTGCTCGCCAACATGTGTGGAAGGCTTAACATACTTACTGGTTCTGCACATACAAAATTTGTGCAAGTTGCTGACGAAGTTTTCCGCGATGGAGTGAACTGGGGCAGAATTGTGGCGATTTTTGCGTTTGGAGCGAAACTAGCCCAATACTGTTTTAGAAACAGACTCGAGAAGGAAGCAGATGATATAGCTGACTGGGTTGGAAATTATATTTCAAGTCTATCGGGCTGGATTCGATCAAATGGTGGCTGG GAGGCGTTTAACCAGATCTTTAGCGAGGCATACGACGAAAGAGACAGGTCGTGGTGGAAAAAACTGTGTCTGGCTGCGGTGGGGTTCGGCGCACTGGCGACATTAGTCTATCAACAGTCAAGTTGA